One segment of Methylotuvimicrobium sp. KM2 DNA contains the following:
- a CDS encoding PrkA family serine protein kinase: protein MSIFERYTAKYEELKDEELTLPEYLELCRKDPLTYASPAERMLAAIGEPELLDTHNDPRLSRIFSNKVIKIYPAFREFYGMEDVIEQIVAFFRHAAQGLEEKKQILYLLGPVGGGKSSLAERLKALMEKTPFYAIKGSPVFESPLGLFNADEDAGILEQDYGIPRRYLNTIMSPWATKRLHEFNGDIRQFRVVRIRPSILKQIAVAKTEPGDENNQDISSLVGKVDIRKLELYSQDDPDAYSYSGGLCRANQGLLEFVEMFKAPIKVLHPLLTATQEGNYKGTEGFPAIPFQGIILAHSNESEWQAFRNNKNNEAFLDRIYIVKVPYCLRVSEEIKIYDKLLENSSLHDAPCAPGTLEMMAQFAVLSRLKEPENSNIFSKMRVYNGENLKDTDPHAKSYQEYRDFAGVDEGMTGLSTRFAFKILSKVFNFDNTEVAANSVHLLYVLEQQIEREQFPSEVEERYLSYLKGYLTQKYIDFIGKEIQTAYLQSYSEYGQNIFDRYVTYADYWIQDTSYRDPDTGEMFDRSSLNDELEKIEKPAGISNPKDFRNEIVNFVLRARAKNGGKYPAWTSYEKLRTVIEKKMFSTTEDLLPVISFNAKASPEDQKKHEQFIDRMIEKGYTEKQVRLLSEWYLRVRKSS, encoded by the coding sequence ATGAGTATATTTGAGCGTTATACAGCAAAATACGAGGAATTGAAGGACGAGGAGTTAACTCTTCCGGAATACTTGGAGCTTTGCAGAAAAGACCCGTTGACCTATGCAAGCCCGGCCGAGCGCATGCTGGCGGCAATAGGGGAGCCGGAATTATTGGATACGCACAACGATCCTAGGCTTAGCCGAATCTTTTCCAATAAAGTCATAAAGATTTATCCCGCTTTCCGAGAATTTTATGGCATGGAAGATGTCATCGAGCAAATAGTCGCATTCTTCCGTCATGCGGCTCAGGGCCTGGAAGAAAAGAAACAAATTCTTTATTTGCTCGGTCCGGTCGGCGGCGGTAAATCTTCGCTGGCTGAACGGCTCAAGGCCTTGATGGAAAAAACGCCGTTTTACGCGATTAAAGGCTCGCCGGTGTTCGAATCGCCATTGGGGCTTTTCAATGCCGATGAAGACGCCGGTATTCTCGAGCAAGACTACGGCATTCCAAGGCGATATCTCAATACCATCATGTCGCCTTGGGCGACCAAACGACTGCATGAATTCAACGGCGATATACGCCAATTTAGAGTCGTTCGAATTCGTCCTTCCATTCTTAAACAAATTGCCGTCGCCAAAACCGAGCCGGGCGATGAAAATAACCAAGATATTTCATCGCTGGTCGGTAAAGTCGATATCCGTAAGTTGGAGCTGTATTCTCAAGACGACCCCGATGCCTACAGTTATTCGGGTGGCTTGTGTCGAGCTAACCAAGGCTTGCTCGAATTCGTCGAAATGTTCAAGGCGCCGATCAAGGTGCTGCATCCGCTGCTAACCGCGACGCAGGAAGGTAATTATAAAGGCACGGAGGGGTTTCCGGCGATACCGTTTCAAGGCATTATTTTGGCTCACTCGAATGAATCGGAATGGCAAGCTTTCAGAAACAATAAAAACAATGAAGCGTTTCTCGATCGGATTTATATCGTCAAGGTACCTTATTGCCTGCGCGTTTCGGAAGAAATCAAAATCTACGACAAACTGTTGGAAAACAGCTCCTTGCATGATGCGCCTTGCGCTCCCGGCACGCTTGAGATGATGGCGCAATTTGCAGTGTTGTCTCGCTTGAAAGAGCCGGAAAACTCCAACATCTTTTCCAAGATGCGGGTTTATAACGGCGAGAATCTGAAAGATACCGATCCGCATGCCAAGTCTTATCAGGAATACCGCGATTTTGCCGGTGTCGACGAGGGCATGACCGGTCTCTCCACGCGGTTTGCATTCAAGATTTTGTCCAAGGTATTCAACTTCGACAACACCGAAGTCGCGGCCAATTCGGTTCATCTTTTATATGTCCTCGAACAGCAAATCGAACGCGAACAATTCCCGTCCGAAGTCGAGGAGCGGTATTTGTCATACCTAAAAGGCTATTTGACGCAAAAATACATCGATTTCATCGGCAAGGAGATTCAAACCGCCTATCTGCAATCCTATTCGGAATACGGACAAAATATCTTCGATCGTTATGTGACCTATGCCGATTATTGGATACAGGATACCAGTTACCGCGACCCGGATACGGGTGAAATGTTCGACCGGAGCTCCTTGAACGATGAACTTGAAAAAATCGAGAAGCCCGCCGGCATCAGTAATCCAAAGGATTTTCGTAACGAAATCGTCAACTTTGTGTTACGGGCTCGCGCCAAAAACGGCGGAAAATATCCGGCCTGGACCAGTTACGAGAAACTTCGCACTGTGATCGAAAAGAAAATGTTCTCAACGACAGAAGACTTATTGCCGGTGATCTCTTTCAACGCCAAGGCCTCGCCCGAAGATCAGAAGAAACATGAGCAGTTTATCGATCGGATGATTGAAAAAGGCTATACCGAAAAACAAGTGCGCTTACTCAGCGAATGGTATTTGAGGGTGCGTAAATCGTCTTAA
- a CDS encoding YeaH/YhbH family protein — MTQIVDRRLNGKNKSAVNRQKFIRRFRGQIKKAVTEAVNERSVKDLDKGEKVSIPAKDISEPFFHHGNDGYREVIHPGNKEFRQGDKIKRPESARGGRGKQASDSGEGMDEFVFELTREEFLHFFFEDLELPNLVKTRLATLQETQKVRAGHTNDGIPTNINVIRSLRGAMGRRIALRAPYRNRIEEAEAQLEDLLKRHSETDAVVIELREEIKRLKEKIERIPFIDTFDLRYDNRIDKPKPTTQAVMFCIMDVSGSMGPEEKDMAKRFFMLLYLFLTRSYEKIQVVFISHHTEASEIDEETFFYSRETGGTVVSSALNLMKKIIEERFPISEWNIYAAQASDGDNWDNDSIDCKKILSEQIMPYMQYYAYIEITEDRHQNLWHEYSTLKDTWSNFAMQRIATVADIYPVFRKLFEKSNA; from the coding sequence GTGACTCAAATTGTAGATAGACGTCTGAACGGAAAGAATAAGAGCGCCGTCAACCGGCAGAAATTTATTCGCCGTTTTCGAGGCCAGATTAAAAAGGCCGTGACCGAAGCGGTAAATGAACGGAGCGTGAAGGATTTGGATAAAGGCGAAAAGGTATCCATTCCTGCAAAAGATATCTCGGAGCCTTTTTTTCACCATGGTAACGACGGTTATCGTGAAGTCATTCATCCGGGAAACAAGGAGTTTCGGCAAGGCGATAAAATAAAACGGCCCGAAAGCGCAAGAGGCGGGCGAGGCAAACAGGCTTCCGACTCCGGAGAAGGAATGGACGAATTCGTCTTCGAATTAACGCGCGAGGAATTTTTGCACTTCTTTTTTGAAGATCTTGAGTTGCCCAACCTAGTCAAAACTCGTCTGGCAACGCTCCAGGAAACCCAAAAAGTACGTGCGGGCCATACTAACGACGGTATACCCACCAATATCAATGTCATTCGATCGCTTCGGGGCGCGATGGGGCGGCGTATCGCCTTGCGCGCGCCCTATCGTAATAGGATTGAGGAGGCCGAAGCGCAACTGGAAGACTTGCTCAAACGCCACAGTGAAACCGATGCCGTGGTTATCGAATTGCGTGAAGAAATCAAACGGCTGAAGGAAAAAATCGAGCGCATCCCGTTTATCGACACCTTCGATTTACGCTACGACAACCGCATAGACAAGCCAAAACCGACGACCCAAGCTGTGATGTTTTGCATCATGGATGTTTCGGGCTCGATGGGGCCTGAAGAAAAAGACATGGCGAAGCGTTTTTTCATGCTGTTGTACCTTTTTCTAACGCGCAGCTACGAAAAAATCCAAGTCGTATTCATCTCCCATCACACCGAAGCCAGTGAAATCGATGAAGAAACCTTTTTTTATTCGAGGGAAACCGGCGGCACGGTCGTTTCGAGCGCTCTCAACTTGATGAAAAAGATCATCGAGGAACGTTTTCCGATCTCGGAATGGAATATCTATGCCGCGCAGGCCTCCGACGGCGACAATTGGGATAACGATTCAATAGACTGTAAAAAAATATTGTCGGAACAGATCATGCCTTACATGCAGTATTACGCCTATATCGAAATCACCGAGGACAGGCATCAAAACCTCTGGCATGAATATTCGACTCTGAAAGACACTTGGAGCAATTTCGCGATGCAGCGAATTGCCACAGTGGCCGATATCTATCCGGTATTTCGTAAACTATTCGAGAAATCAAACGCATGA
- a CDS encoding SpoVR family protein — translation MTRKLLSETSEWTFELIEKYHKEIARIAGNFGLDTYPIQLEIITAEQMMDAYASVGMPIGYSHWSFGKEFVKNEKRYKKGQMGLAYEIVINSNPCIAYLMEENSMTMQALVIAHAAYGHNSFFKNNYLFTTWTSADSIIDYLLFAKNYIAECEERYGEEQVEAILDSCHALRNFGVDRYKRPSRLSLQEEQARQRDREAYLQSQVNELWRTIPAKEPAYDATDEKVRFPEEPQENILYFIEKNAPFLEPWQREIIRIVRKIAQYFYPQRQTQVMNEGWATFWHYTILHQMYQEGLVTDGFMIEFIQSHTNVVYQPAFDSPYYSGINPYALGFAMMSDIRRICETPTSEDKYWFPEIAGSDWNKTLHFAMQNFKDESFISQFLSPKVIRDLKLFSILDDSNEREIAVTSIHDEDGYRHIRQALSDQYNLGSNEPNIQVYHVDRKGDRSLTLRHTQYHRRYLAQSSDEVLKHVARLWGFDVRLETVDEDGTLQTIMECKL, via the coding sequence ATGACTAGAAAGCTCCTATCGGAAACATCTGAATGGACCTTCGAGCTGATCGAAAAATACCATAAGGAAATCGCGCGTATCGCAGGGAACTTCGGATTGGATACCTATCCAATACAACTGGAAATCATTACTGCCGAACAAATGATGGACGCCTATGCCTCGGTCGGCATGCCTATCGGCTATAGTCATTGGTCGTTCGGCAAGGAATTCGTCAAGAACGAAAAACGCTATAAAAAAGGCCAAATGGGCTTAGCTTATGAAATCGTGATCAATTCCAATCCTTGCATCGCCTATTTAATGGAAGAAAATAGTATGACCATGCAGGCTCTGGTTATCGCGCATGCCGCTTACGGACATAATTCGTTTTTCAAGAATAATTATTTGTTCACAACCTGGACCAGCGCGGACTCGATTATCGATTATCTGCTCTTTGCCAAAAACTATATTGCCGAGTGCGAAGAGCGCTACGGCGAGGAACAGGTCGAAGCCATTCTCGACTCTTGCCATGCCTTGAGAAACTTCGGCGTGGACCGCTACAAACGTCCCTCCCGATTGTCTCTACAAGAAGAGCAAGCCCGGCAACGGGACCGCGAAGCCTATTTGCAGTCCCAAGTCAACGAATTATGGCGCACCATTCCGGCCAAGGAGCCAGCCTATGACGCCACTGACGAAAAGGTCCGCTTTCCCGAAGAGCCTCAAGAGAATATTCTTTATTTCATCGAAAAAAATGCGCCTTTCCTGGAGCCTTGGCAACGCGAAATCATTCGCATCGTGCGCAAGATAGCCCAATATTTTTATCCGCAACGGCAGACTCAAGTGATGAACGAAGGCTGGGCGACTTTCTGGCATTACACGATCTTGCATCAGATGTATCAAGAAGGCCTGGTAACCGATGGATTCATGATCGAATTTATCCAATCGCATACCAATGTCGTTTATCAACCGGCCTTCGATAGCCCCTATTATTCAGGCATAAACCCCTATGCGTTGGGTTTCGCGATGATGAGCGACATCCGCCGTATTTGCGAAACGCCGACGTCCGAAGACAAATATTGGTTTCCGGAAATAGCCGGCAGCGATTGGAACAAGACCTTGCATTTCGCGATGCAGAATTTCAAGGACGAAAGCTTTATCAGCCAGTTTTTATCCCCTAAAGTCATTCGCGACCTCAAACTATTTTCCATCTTGGATGATTCCAATGAGCGGGAAATCGCCGTGACTTCGATTCATGACGAAGACGGTTATCGGCATATCCGGCAAGCCTTGTCTGATCAGTACAACTTAGGCAGTAACGAACCGAACATTCAGGTTTATCACGTCGACCGAAAAGGCGACCGTTCGCTGACGCTACGCCATACCCAATATCACAGAAGGTACTTGGCTCAAAGTTCCGACGAAGTTTTAAAACATGTCGCCAGACTTTGGGGCTTCGATGTTCGTCTTGAAACAGTGGACGAAGACGGCACGCTACAAACGATAATGGAATGCAAACTTTAA
- a CDS encoding YncE family protein, translating into MKITYQLKKSLIILTFLYPMLAQAEILALVNYQSKPDQTPKREGLAIIDLDFNSENFGKIVTDIPLPTDLVAHHIFYNKDVTKAYVASLGSNPLQVIDMTKQPYELKTISVPECQVAEDLVFSGDKKRWYVTCMGSSNVIMGDAQTDKQIKVIAAAKTATSKKFISHPHGIGINDEINRIVIANTVHPTDFSDADETVTVITARSGKILSTHKMSEKASPSGSAPVEAVFLPKSNPARLYINTMFGNTLWTGVWNSMSQNFSFSQVFDFNPLKQGVPLEIYFNHKLDKMYITTASPGYLNIFNIKNPAKPVLEKSIATAEGSHHVVFSPDERYAFVQNNLLNLPNMSDGSITVVDLQKSTVKMTIDTFKNQGLNPNSIVMMPKWYHDNAH; encoded by the coding sequence ATGAAAATAACGTACCAATTAAAAAAGTCACTTATTATTTTAACCTTCCTTTATCCAATGCTGGCACAAGCTGAAATTTTAGCGTTAGTCAATTATCAAAGTAAACCCGATCAAACCCCAAAGAGGGAAGGGTTGGCGATTATTGATCTTGATTTCAACTCTGAGAACTTTGGAAAAATTGTAACGGATATTCCATTGCCCACAGACTTAGTGGCGCATCATATTTTTTATAATAAAGATGTAACTAAGGCCTATGTCGCTTCCTTAGGCAGCAACCCCTTGCAAGTAATCGATATGACAAAACAACCTTATGAGCTTAAGACCATTTCTGTTCCTGAGTGTCAGGTTGCGGAAGACTTGGTCTTTTCAGGCGATAAAAAAAGATGGTATGTCACCTGTATGGGTTCTAGCAATGTCATTATGGGTGATGCACAAACAGATAAGCAGATTAAAGTCATTGCCGCAGCCAAAACGGCGACAAGCAAAAAATTTATTAGCCATCCGCACGGTATTGGAATAAACGATGAAATCAATCGAATTGTCATTGCTAACACTGTGCATCCGACTGATTTCAGTGATGCAGATGAAACAGTAACGGTCATTACAGCCCGCAGTGGCAAAATACTCTCTACACATAAAATGTCGGAAAAAGCATCACCTTCAGGTTCAGCCCCTGTTGAGGCGGTATTTTTACCTAAATCAAATCCAGCACGGCTTTATATCAATACCATGTTTGGCAATACCTTGTGGACAGGCGTTTGGAATAGCATGAGTCAAAACTTTAGCTTTTCACAAGTTTTTGATTTTAACCCTTTAAAACAAGGAGTCCCTTTAGAAATTTACTTTAACCATAAGCTTGACAAAATGTATATTACGACAGCAAGCCCGGGTTATTTAAATATTTTCAATATTAAAAATCCAGCTAAACCGGTACTTGAAAAATCGATTGCAACTGCGGAGGGCTCGCATCATGTTGTCTTTTCTCCTGATGAACGATATGCCTTTGTACAAAATAACCTTTTAAACTTACCAAATATGAGCGATGGTTCTATTACGGTAGTTGATTTGCAAAAATCGACCGTAAAAATGACGATCGATACATTTAAAAATCAAGGCCTAAATCCAAACAGTATTGTCATGATGCCGAAATGGTATCATGACAACGCCCACTAG
- a CDS encoding DUF1641 domain-containing protein: MSEEIQNVEKLMSDTVLNDPATIDGIKNLIDKATPLVQAGRFNNIIDLLSIISDNIEFLDEAALEKTTKVGEEILALGWTAGNAVRMANAQTEALEKPPGLFQLIGSLNDPDVRRSLHFFIGTMRIIGRQMKND, from the coding sequence ATGTCTGAAGAAATACAAAACGTAGAAAAACTTATGTCGGATACGGTTCTTAATGACCCGGCAACCATTGATGGTATTAAGAATTTAATCGATAAAGCAACTCCTTTAGTACAAGCCGGACGCTTCAATAACATCATCGATTTATTGTCAATCATATCGGACAATATCGAATTTCTTGATGAAGCGGCACTGGAAAAAACCACTAAAGTAGGCGAAGAAATTTTAGCCTTGGGTTGGACAGCCGGTAATGCCGTGCGTATGGCAAACGCGCAAACGGAAGCATTAGAAAAGCCACCCGGTTTGTTTCAATTAATCGGCTCGCTGAACGACCCGGATGTTCGTCGTTCATTACATTTTTTTATCGGCACCATGCGTATTATTGGCAGGCAGATGAAAAATGATTAA